One part of the Phycisphaerae bacterium genome encodes these proteins:
- a CDS encoding SAM-dependent chlorinase/fluorinase, with the protein MIHRDPQGPGDPHITLTTDFGLHDHYVAAMKGVIASIAPAARVTDICHSIAPQNVTHGGFVLWQAMRWFPAGTIHVAVVDPGVGTSRRILLGRYGGQFVIAPDNGLLTFIHREFRAEDMLVIENRNYFQTQLSMTFHGRDIMAPVAAHLANGTPLHNFGRATDRIEVLPISCRADVTGKSIHGQVLYVDHFGTLVSNVHREQLESLGRPGHALQVRCGGRNIGPLRSTFGEVAPGALLALVGSADLMEIAVNCGRADALFTDLADVVVEVS; encoded by the coding sequence ATGATCCATCGCGACCCTCAGGGCCCCGGCGATCCTCATATCACGCTGACAACCGATTTCGGCCTGCACGATCATTACGTCGCGGCGATGAAGGGCGTCATTGCGAGCATCGCTCCCGCAGCGCGGGTGACGGATATCTGTCACAGCATCGCCCCGCAGAACGTGACCCACGGAGGCTTTGTACTGTGGCAGGCGATGCGCTGGTTTCCGGCGGGCACGATCCACGTGGCCGTCGTCGATCCGGGCGTGGGTACGTCGCGGCGCATTCTCCTTGGACGCTACGGCGGGCAATTCGTGATCGCCCCGGATAACGGGCTGCTGACCTTCATTCACCGCGAGTTTCGGGCGGAGGACATGTTGGTCATCGAGAACCGAAATTACTTTCAGACTCAGCTTTCGATGACCTTCCATGGCCGGGATATCATGGCGCCCGTTGCGGCGCATCTGGCCAACGGCACGCCCCTGCACAATTTCGGACGTGCCACGGATCGCATCGAGGTCCTTCCGATCTCCTGCCGGGCGGACGTGACCGGAAAGAGCATTCACGGGCAGGTTCTTTACGTTGATCACTTCGGGACGCTCGTGAGCAACGTGCATCGTGAGCAACTGGAATCGCTGGGCCGACCGGGGCATGCGCTTCAGGTACGCTGCGGAGGGCGGAACATCGGCCCCCTCCGAAGCACATTCGGCGAAGTAGCGCCCGGCGCGTTGCTGGCCCTTGTGGGCAGCGCCGATCTGATGGAGATCGCGGTGAATTGCGGTCGGGCGGACGCGTTATTCACCGATTTGGCAGACGTCGTGGTCGAAGTGTCCTGA
- a CDS encoding protein-L-isoaspartate(D-aspartate) O-methyltransferase, translating to MFDPADNSTRSTRDDMIEYHIRARGIKDARVLRALRQIPRERFVTPQAQANAYDDQPLPIGFGQTISQPFIVAYMTEKLAVEPSHRVLEIGTGSGFQTALLALLAARVYTVERVAELSRQARHVLHELALENVSFRVGDGTAGWPEEAPYNRILVTAGAPAVPLALRDQLADQGRLIIPVGGTTEQRLILGERRGEHFVETPLLPCRFVQLLGSQGWPEGETPTS from the coding sequence ATGTTTGACCCTGCCGACAATAGTACCCGGTCAACCCGCGATGACATGATCGAGTACCACATTCGTGCCCGTGGCATTAAGGATGCCCGCGTGCTTCGTGCTCTGCGGCAGATCCCACGCGAACGCTTCGTCACGCCGCAGGCACAGGCGAACGCCTACGACGACCAGCCTCTTCCGATCGGCTTTGGGCAGACCATCAGCCAGCCGTTCATCGTCGCGTACATGACGGAGAAGCTCGCCGTCGAGCCGAGCCATCGCGTACTCGAAATCGGTACCGGGTCGGGCTTCCAGACCGCCCTGCTCGCCCTGCTCGCCGCACGGGTGTACACCGTGGAGCGCGTCGCCGAACTCAGCCGCCAGGCTCGGCATGTGCTCCATGAACTGGCGCTGGAAAACGTCTCGTTTCGGGTCGGGGACGGCACGGCCGGCTGGCCTGAAGAGGCCCCGTACAATCGCATTCTCGTCACTGCCGGCGCACCGGCCGTGCCCCTCGCTCTTCGAGATCAGCTTGCCGATCAGGGGCGACTCATCATCCCCGTCGGTGGCACCACCGAGCAGCGCCTCATTCTCGGCGAACGCCGCGGCGAGCACTTTGTTGAGACGCCGCTGCTGCCCTGCCGCTTTGTCCAGCTTCTGGGCTCCCAGGGTTGGCCGGAAGGCGAGACTCCGACATCTTGA